Proteins encoded together in one Triticum aestivum cultivar Chinese Spring unplaced genomic scaffold, IWGSC CS RefSeq v2.1 scaffold32393, whole genome shotgun sequence window:
- the LOC123173428 gene encoding uncharacterized protein, which translates to MDRLLPDVVLADVLGRLPQRSLAVSRAVCKCLRDIIDDLSLLRADLLPLSLGKIFTNFKAMELSEFFYPVNDPTAISRSCLLGIIDDHCNGLVLIKYIDHFVMNPITRQWVLLPPPPPPSTEMKDFYQNGAKYLVFDPTVAPDYEVFLIPHVPGRDTLGLLSLELEWPPSPFILSVYSSTSKHWEQRPFVRKGDAIGSIGHILQSEKEREKHYGVYLRGALYVHCQNDYFYKISPSNGEYQVIKPPPGIETSNHRQVYLGKSRNERQDNLQVDGPWSSQEYYYDDAGHDHMKKAPQEYCYDYFSIHNEEGPAAEGTRLAFLGFHPFNKDVVFLTDTSEQGFAYHLESSTVEHLEKLNPMTESVYYNPRTFVEVSFPFTPCLTGELS; encoded by the exons ATGGACCGACTGCTACCCGATGTAGTGCTCGCGGACGTCCTCGGCCGTCTCCCGCAGCGAAGTCTCGCCGTTTCGCGCGCCGTCTGCAAGTGTTTGCGCGACATCATCGACGATCTCAGCCTGCTACGTGCGGACCTGCTCCCGCTGTCGCTAGGCAAGATCTTCACCAACTTCAAGGCCATGGAACTCTCGGAATTCTTCTATCCCGTCAACGACCCGACGGCAATCTCACGCAGCTGCCTCCTTGGTATAATTGACGACCACTGTAATGGCCTTGTCTTGATTAAATACATTGACCACTTTGTGATGAATCCTATCACACGACAATGGGTGCTtttgcccccgccgccgcccccgtcgacggAGATGAAGGACTTCTACCAAAACGGGGCCAAGTATCTTGTGTTTGATCCCACTGTCGCGCCAGACTATGAGGTCTTCTTGATTCCCCATGTTCCAGGGAGAGATACGTTGGGTCTTTTGTCGCTGGAATTGGAATGGCCACCATCGCCATTTATCTTGTCAGTTTATTCATCAACAAGTAAGCATTGGGAGCAGAGGCCCTTTGTTCGGAAAGGGGACGCCATAGGGTCTATTGGTCATATTCTACAAagtgaaaaagagagagagaagcactACGGTGTTTACCTGCGTGGAGCACTTTATGTGCATTGCCAGAAtgattatttctacaaaatatcaCCCTCAAACGGCGAGTACCAAGTAATCAAGCCACCGCCAGGTATTGAGACAAGCAATCACCGTCAAGTTTATTTGGGCAAATCACGGAACGAG AGACAAGACAATCTACAAGTCGACGGCCCATGGTCTTCACAAGAATATTATTATGATGATGCTGGCCATGATCACATGAAGAAAGCACCACAAGAGTATTGTTATGATTACTTTAGCATACATAATGAGGAAGGACCAGCCGCTGAGGGAACTCGACTTGCTTTTCTCGGATTCCATCCTTTCAACAAAGATGTCGTCTTCTTGACGGACACATCAGAACAAGGATTTGCCTATCATCTTGAGAGCTCTACAGTTGAGCACTTAGAAAAGCTAAACCCAATGACCGAATCTGTCTATTACAACCCCCGAACATTTGTAGAAGTGTCTTTTCCTTTCACGCCTTGTTTGACAGGAGAATTATCGTAA